A region of the Procambarus clarkii isolate CNS0578487 chromosome 29, FALCON_Pclarkii_2.0, whole genome shotgun sequence genome:
GCCAGTAATTTCTGTGAACGATGCTGCAAGTGATCACTGGGGTTCCACAGGGTGGTAAACTTAGTCCGTCCTCTTTCTCATTTACATCAGTGATCTTCCACTGATGTACTCGGTGCTTGAAGCTACggtaattctatttgctgataacACAACCTTCACTTTCTCCCATGCTAACGCACTTTTTCTAAATGACGGTGAATACTGAACAGCCCCTGTGGCAAGATACGTACCTGCGTTTTGCGAGCGCTTtgttctgggttcgtatcctggccagggaggatttactgggtatcaacccttaactgtagcctctgtttacccaacagtaaaatgggtacctggttgttaaatgatttggcgggtcgtattccggggaacatgggATTAAgggcttgcccaaaacgctacgcgtgctagtggctgtacaagaatgtaagaactcttgtatatataaataataaatagatgAAAAGACATTTGTGGCTGACTGCTAAGAAACTTATTCTTAACATCGAGGAAACCTTTTACATATTGTTTGGTAACAAGTCCAACAGTCAAATTAACCTAAGAATTAGCAATATCCAATCTATGAGCAGAGAAGATGGGAAGTTCCATAGACAGCAAGCTGAATTACCATATAAAACACATTACATAAACGTTTCTAAAAATAGTAGGGATTCTTTCTAAAATCGGATACTGGACTACGTATCTCGCCTTGCCCTGGTAACTTATTCGCTCATCTTACCTATATTCGTGCTTGGGGATCTACATACTTAAATTACCTCCGACCCCTAATTACTCTGCAAAAAAatcagcagttttttttttttttttttttttttttttttttttatttttacatgcaagcatgcgtataacgtacaagaaaaacagaacaaatataacatagaacaaaagtacaaagcacacatatgtacaaggacaaaggaacaaatcaatagaagaccagccagaagggctgaccacaaaaaaatgcatatacaaacaatacacaattagtaacacagtgtaatacaaacataagggaaaaccccaggacaaaatgcacacaaaacaagcctgctaacacctcaaatacatacagagaggcgagaaacatacaagaataaggacaataacaataaagaaaacagatccgccataacaaacggaaggcaaaacagaaagagcacacgccaacagcctgaagggcacacaatatgacaaacaagtgCACACGACATCCATAACCGAACACACTAACGCATAGGATCCGCACACCCCCCCACTAGCCATACAAAAAAAACCacaaaacaaaccggagcacgcaggaaccgggaaacaatacccaccccacccactcacatacacaccccacaaccaggcaacacaaaatacatagaaatcacttgcgaggaacctcgtgagaaatgtacttctccgggaactgctcacgaggatatttcgacttgtaagcttcccagactagatcttcaaggtcggtagggtttttgatcccccgcactcgggcgggtatcataaactcgggaacatctatatctggcggcatcggccaatgcctaaggtcactgacgcaagtcgcataacgaggctggggagcgccaaccacgcccttcgaggaagcagatgacaccggagaagcggacgagggacgccgagcctgccacgccttcgccatcggagcaggtgtcggacgctgagacgacagcacttccacggataccgcaggagacacggaagggactgcaggaaacggaagaggcggcaagaccgccgccgaggaaacgggtaacgaggaaggggccacagaacatccagagcgagcatcctttctcaacatcaccaccaggccaccccgctcaccaccaactacagcagggggaaccaccgcccacgaagaaccggagccatccgacgcaggaccctcggacaccggaccagaggttgaggccgaaacgccggcaccggcatcctcaggcaagtgtacctccgccaccaccgtagtgtgcaccacatccggagccacgccaccgtcaacggaaggacgacactcgtcgaattcgccaacatcagcccacacagaagaacgccgggaacgcttaggctcgggccgcacatcatcagacccggaggcagactcagcgacccgcgcagcaccaaccgagcgaaccgacgcacgccgcagcacggcagcctcctcaaccacacggggcaccaggccaggcacaggagggaattccggatccacctcagctcccagcacagccgggacagacggcgagggtgcagggaccgggacagacacagcagaggaagaactggaagacgaggggaccgagcaaacggcaggcggaagaggctcagggacaccagctggagcactaggcgaggacacaacctccggaggagatgcggcaacaacagggggcgcaacaggcggagcaacagatgCTACAGAGggccacctcctcagccgaagagacgtccatacccaccgaatcatcccccacaggaaggggcggaaaatcctcctcactgaagaggttcactggtgcaacaggaggcgcagaacagtcagcagcctgatggcccaaaagaccacaacgataacacgtccgcggctgacgggcgtaaaacacccgaacgttgaacCCCATAAGGcgtacagaggacggaatatccgcccggagtctcatgcccagggtgcgaatgttagtcctcacacccttaagaggactagaagacaccacgttcactctcacactaacaactgcgccaaaccgcccgaaataccgccgtagcagagcctctggaaactccaagggagccccatgcacactgatgtaagtaagtgcaccacttctatccgagagggtgacagtgcccgcaccatccggcaggggcagtgtccgcccctcgtatcgccggagaaaatcgcgatacgccgcctcctctgcaaacttcacaatggccctacgggccgttaccaactctaccccataaatcgcaaacacagggacagagagcagttcacaagccagggcaatctccgggtaaccagcccgcacagagaactctagtcccacagactgagcccggacgactgggggtagagggacccccatcgtaacgccacgtcagcacaggcgagcagacacacccgcccccaaccggccgaaacgggcaaacaacaccaaactgctggagcgccgattcaacacgtctgccccgcaccgaagctagggccagactccaaAAAATCAGCAGTTAGATCAATAACAAACTCCAGCAGACAGCACTCTGCACCTTTACTGAATCTTTGAACATGTTAAATATAAAAACACTGCgcatacacacactcaaacataCTCTGTATCTATGAAATTcctccaaaatccttatcctgatcccttcctagcgtcatatagtcgtaatggcttggcgctttctcctgatagttcccttcccctaggtggggtgggggacctcaataaaagcctaacgtgtatgaatacactctgactTCCtgtccgacacaatgaattatttaataataataataataataaataataatagacTAAAATATCTACCCAACATATAACAattttcatatttaataataatatatacctTTCATTATTGTCATAATTAtttatttttgctgtttcttattCAAGTTACCAATTTTGCAATAATGCTCGTGTTAATGTAACATTTATTTAACATTAAAATACATCTATTACCTTAATTAAGATGGACATAAAGGCGGACAAGCACCAATCCATTTATACTCGGGCAACATTTCATGCACATATTATGGTACTAACCAAGTGGTAGAATGGTGCAGGGGGCGCAGCGAGCGTCACCACACAGAGGACTCGTCTCGTTCAGTCCTTGGCACGTTACAACGCCCGGCCACGTTTCTCCATCTGTGTCGCTCGACAATGTCTCAGCCTGGATACAGGTAGAAGTCGTCTCCGGTTGCTCCCTAACCGTAAAGATGTTGAGAATGACATTTTCAGATACTAGACAAAACGCACCATTTGCCAACGTTGTTCCGTTAACGTTGTGTAGATTCACATTAAGAAGAGGCCCAGGTGTATTTATGTAGTTGGATATGGCTCGTTGGCCGGCTGAGCTTATGTTTACattattcagtgtcagagaagctcCCGGCGAAAGTCTTACGGCACTATCCTCGAGTACCAAGTTTTTGACACCTTCCAGGATCATCTCGCCTCCACCATCAGTAGTCACATCCACCGATGCTTCCTTCAATGTCAATTGGTCAATGTCTATGGCTTTAAAATTACCCACTCTCATAGCCCGAGTCTCCAGTAGAAGAGACTCGCTCAGCCTAGCTTCAAAGAAAGATGCCTTTGCATCTTTGTACGCTATGATTGCCTGGGGACCAATGCTTATATTCCTAACGTCGTCCATGACGACAGATATACGTGGTGCTACTAAACTTTGACTATTGTATTCCACTGCTGTTGCTCTTTCTATAATAAAGTGAATCTCTGCTGGCGGTGACTGCTGTTCATGATTGTTGAATTCGCTGGCTTCAATTAATAGCGCTCCTTCAGGCAATATCATTTTATTTTGGACGTCAGAGAGGTGTATAACGAGTTTGGCATCACGAGGCTGGAGAGCGCCAGGAGCCACCCAGATCTCCTTCACGCCAGATATTGAGAGGTTCTCCAGGTGTGGGCCGATGCTTCCCTGGCAGATGAGGATGGAAGGTGTGTTGCCGAAGGTAAGACGAGACTTTTCACCAGATGATGAGAAGATGAGCGGCTTTGAGCCCTCACACATCTCACGATCAGCATGTACCAGTATCGGAAAGTCATTTACATCAGCCTGTTGGTTAAAACTAGTTACCTCATACTAGAAGTTATTTGTGAACATTAAACTGG
Encoded here:
- the LOC123765088 gene encoding uncharacterized protein, yielding MVESCGKTRMVCFPLALLVVGLAATSANLNHLQKLSLLDSIRYSLLGPEDVVNTTLLGQDDDMTENVEDSMKRVSNGKRDVLLAEGAGGGGGGRKGNLKTERETQESLEATCNCLKLKTATASCFGKLEEMGPLVINGRCIGGNMWRRRREGGRADVNDFPILVHADREMCEGSKPLIFSSSGEKSRLTFGNTPSILICQGSIGPHLENLSISGVKEIWVAPGALQPRDAKLVIHLSDVQNKMILPEGALLIEASEFNNHEQQSPPAEIHFIIERATAVEYNSQSLVAPRISVVMDDVRNISIGPQAIIAYKDAKASFFEARLSESLLLETRAMRVGNFKAIDIDQLTLKEASVDVTTDGGGEMILEGVKNLVLEDSAVRLSPGASLTLNNVNISSAGQRAISNYINTPGPLLNVNLHNVNGTTLANGAFCLVSENVILNIFTVREQPETTSTCIQAETLSSDTDGETWPGVVTCQGLNETSPLCGDARCAPCTILPLVGSTTDMTETYEEGLPLYAVVLTILAGIILILLLIFSICKILRRNQSAEYKLPRPAQNNTFQKSIVTAENLDTSCKNTREDHAAPAEIYITFNKSEPLEERQVLLSDVDLFHTDFHTLPANAYLPSDNTRRISEDYNCS